The DNA segment GTGCTGTCGATCGAGAACGGCGCGTCCTGGGTGCCCTACCTCTTCTACCAGTTCAGAGACGTCTACTCGAAGATGCCGCAGGAGTTCCCGGAAGACCCCATCGCGGCGTTCAAACGCGGTGTGTACGTAGCTCCGTTCTGGGAGGACAACTTCAAGCAGATGGCCGACCTGATCGGGGTCGACCGGGTGATCTTCGGATCCGACTGGCCGCATCCCGAGGGACTCGCCGACCCCATCCGGCTGGTCGACGATCTGCAGGAGCACGGCCTCGACGAGGAAGGCATCCGAAAGGTGATGGGCGGCAACCTCGTCGACCTGTTCAAGGTGCCCAACCAGGTCGTCCACCGACCCGACGTACCCGCCCTCGTCATCGCCTGAGCAGCGATCGCCCGAAAACAGAGAAGAGACGCGTCATGACGGAGGTCACCTCCCCGGAGAGCCTGCTGTTCGCCTCGACGGCACAGGCTTTCCTCGAGAAAGAAGCGTCATTGGCGCGGGTCCGCGAACTGCACGCCGCCGGTACGTCATTCGAACCGCAGTGGTGGCAACGCGCCGCGGAACTGGGGTGGGCCAGCCTGCTCGTACCCGAAGAGCTGGGCGGCGGCAGCGTATCCGGTAACGGTGTCGCCGACCTGGCGCTCGTCGCCGAACAGATCGGCAAGACCGTCGCACCCGGTCCGCTGCACCCCGTCTCCACGGTGCTCGCGGGCCTCGTCGACGCCGCGGAACCCGAACGCCACGCCGCGCTGATCGAATCACTGGTCAGCGGTGAGTCGGTGGCGTCCTGGGCGGTCTACCAGCCGGGCCGAGGGTGGTCACCGCACACCCCCGGCGTCACGGCGACCGCCACCGAATCCGGCTTCCGGCTCGACGGCGTCGCCGACCGCGTGGAGGCCGGCGACCAGAGCGCCGCGCTGCTGGTGGTCACCGAATGCGACGGCGCGCTCCGCCAGTTCGTCGTCCCGACGGATGCGCCGGGCGTGACAGTGGAACCGCAACGCTCGATCGACCTCGTGAAAAGCTATGCCCGCGTTCAGTTGTCCGGTGTCGAGCTCGACGAGTCAGCCGCGGTCGGCACGCCGGAGCAGACCCCCGAGCTGATCGCCAGACAGAGTCAGGTCGCCCAGGTGCTGCAGTGCGCCGAGGTGGTCGGCATCCTCGGCACGGTCGTCGACATGACCGTGCAGTGGGGCTTCGACCGGCATTCGTTCGGCCGGCCGCTGGCGTCCTATCAGGCGCTCAAACATCGCTACGCCGACCTCAAGATCGGCCTGGAGGCCTGCCGAGCCACCACCCGCGCCGCCGTCGCCTCGGTCTCGGCCCGCGCGGCCGACGCCGAGTTCAACGTCAGCGCCGCGAAATCCTATGTGAGCGAACACGCTCCGTCGATGATCCAGCACTGCGTCCAGCTGCACGGCGGCATCGGGGTGACCTGGGAGCACGATCTGCACCTGTACCTCCGTCGGGCGACGCTGTACCGATCGATGTTCGGCACCCCCGAGGACCACAATCTGCGCATCTACGCGCTCACCGAAGAGTTGGAGTCCGCCTCATGACCGAGACGCCCACGCGCGACCAGTCGGCAGCCGCCGCAGCCGCCGAGTCGGTCGAGGAGTTCGGCGCCAGGGCCCGGGCATGGCTGGCGGACAACATGCCCCGCATCGATCCGGCCAACCCGCCCGACGCCGACCGCGGTGAAGAGGGTCCGTGGCTGCGGGCCCGGGAACTGCAGAAGAAGCTGCACGCTGGCGGCTTCGCCGGCATCTGCTTCCCGAAGGCATACGGCGGCCTCGGTCTGCCGCTGGCCTACCAGCGGGCGTTCGACCAGGAATCCAAACCGTACGAGCTGCCGATCATCCTCAACACGCCGACCTTCACGATCTGTGCGGCCACCATCCTCGACACCGGCAACGAGGAACAGAAGCAACAGCACATCGGCGGCGCCATCCGCGGCGAGGAAATCCTGGTGCAGCTGCTGTCGGAGCCCAGCGGCGGGTCGGACCTGGCCGGTGTGATCACCCGCGCCGACCGCCGCGGTGACAAGTGGGTCATCAACGGCGCGAAGACCTGGAGCACCAGCGCGTTCGCGGCCGACTACGGACTCCTGCTCGCCCGCACCGACTGGGACGTCCCCAAGCACGAGGGCCTGACGATGTTCCTGGTGCCGCTCGACGCACCGGGCATCACCATGCGCCGGATCAAACAGGTCGACGGCGGCAACGAGTTCTGCGAGGAGTTCTTCGACGACCTCGAACTCGGCGACGACGCGGTGGTCGGCGAGGTCAACAAGGGCTGGGAGGTCGCCTCCCGCCAGCTCTACCACGAGCGCCGCGCGGTC comes from the Mycolicibacterium litorale genome and includes:
- a CDS encoding acyl-CoA dehydrogenase family protein, with product MTEVTSPESLLFASTAQAFLEKEASLARVRELHAAGTSFEPQWWQRAAELGWASLLVPEELGGGSVSGNGVADLALVAEQIGKTVAPGPLHPVSTVLAGLVDAAEPERHAALIESLVSGESVASWAVYQPGRGWSPHTPGVTATATESGFRLDGVADRVEAGDQSAALLVVTECDGALRQFVVPTDAPGVTVEPQRSIDLVKSYARVQLSGVELDESAAVGTPEQTPELIARQSQVAQVLQCAEVVGILGTVVDMTVQWGFDRHSFGRPLASYQALKHRYADLKIGLEACRATTRAAVASVSARAADAEFNVSAAKSYVSEHAPSMIQHCVQLHGGIGVTWEHDLHLYLRRATLYRSMFGTPEDHNLRIYALTEELESAS
- a CDS encoding acyl-CoA dehydrogenase family protein is translated as MTETPTRDQSAAAAAAESVEEFGARARAWLADNMPRIDPANPPDADRGEEGPWLRARELQKKLHAGGFAGICFPKAYGGLGLPLAYQRAFDQESKPYELPIILNTPTFTICAATILDTGNEEQKQQHIGGAIRGEEILVQLLSEPSGGSDLAGVITRADRRGDKWVINGAKTWSTSAFAADYGLLLARTDWDVPKHEGLTMFLVPLDAPGITMRRIKQVDGGNEFCEEFFDDLELGDDAVVGEVNKGWEVASRQLYHERRAVGGGSEFASGIGPEGVTDQPVDYVALLAATGQADSERVREMAGRALVRRKVQEQLIDHVYHGVLDGSLPPAAGSIIRITHAESIQFEIDTALAISESAAVVDTGDGLIRFGDRYLSRQTASLGGGTTEIARNIIGERVLGFPREHAADRGVPFKDVKRNKS